CTCCTGCTGCCAGCCCTGCGTGGTCAGCTGCGTCCCACGCGCCGCGCGAACCTCACGCGGACCGCTCACCTGCTCCACCATGCTCCGGCCTCCTTGCGGATGAATTCATTCAGGCTTACCGAGACTGAATATATCCAGTCATCCCGCGGGAAGCCAGACCTCTTCACCATCGGAACAGGAACGGCCCCGCCCCGCGCGGTGGCGGAACGGGGCCGGACGGGCCCGGGCGGCGCGTCGGGACCGTCTCCGACTCAGCCGACCCGCAACGCGGCGAGCTGGTCGGCGAAGGGGACCACCTCGGCTTCCGTGCGCTGCCGGGGCGGCCGGGCGGTGAGCAGGCCGGCGAGTTCGTCGGCGGCGCGGGCGATCCGGGGGCCGAGGCCCTCGGTGGCCGCGTCGCCGCCCGGCCCCCAGTCCTCGGAGGCCGCGAAAACCGCGGTCGGCACCACGACCGCCCGCAGGTGCGCGAAGAGCGGGCGCATGGCGTGCTCCAGCGCGAGCGAGTGCCGGGCGGTGCCACCGGTGGCGGCGACCAGGACGGGCGTGCCGCTGAGCGCGTCCCGGTCCAGCACGTCGAAGAAGGACTTGAACAGGCCGCTGTAGGAGGCGCTGAAGATCGGCGTCACGGCGATCACCGCGTCGGCGGCGGCGACCGCGTCGGTCGCGGCCCGCAGCCCCGGCCCGGCGAACCCGGTCACGAAGTTGTTGGCGATCTCG
The Kitasatospora paranensis genome window above contains:
- a CDS encoding CE1759 family FMN reductase, which translates into the protein MTAPIRIVAVSAGLGEPSATRLLADRLTEQVRAELAGGGRPVEVETVELRDLATEIANNFVTGFAGPGLRAATDAVAAADAVIAVTPIFSASYSGLFKSFFDVLDRDALSGTPVLVAATGGTARHSLALEHAMRPLFAHLRAVVVPTAVFAASEDWGPGGDAATEGLGPRIARAADELAGLLTARPPRQRTEAEVVPFADQLAALRVG